A region of the Carya illinoinensis cultivar Pawnee chromosome 16, C.illinoinensisPawnee_v1, whole genome shotgun sequence genome:
CCTGACCAATGACATAGCTCCAAGGATCATGCTACTGGACCAATCACAATTgcagttttaaaaaatgcataaatttattaatattcatttttttgatattttaaaaaaaaaaaaaagggtacaattcatcattaaaaaaagaataattctgGTTGCAAGTCCCGTATACGGGACTGGATTGCAAGTCttaaatgaaacggtgcgtttcatttatatattaaatgaaaCGCACTGTTTCAATGCAAGAAAGACAATACACGGACGGGGCATCCATTCCAGATTCACAGTTCCTTCCTCAGATTTATCACTACCCAGGAGGATGTCGTCTCCTCCGTATTCgtctccccctccccctccctctcccaTCCTGACCCTTCTCGCCTCggcttcttcctcctctccgaCGAGTCCCTTCTCCAGGTCCTCCTCGAGATCCGTCAGAACCCCCAGCTCTGCATCCTCGATTCCCACTACACTCGTCCACTCTTCACCTTTCGAGAGCTCTCCCCCCCTCCCGTATCTTCCTTCAACCAATCCTGCCATGTCTCCTCCCCCGACGAGTACTCCCTCTTCTTTGCCAATTGTGCAGCGGGTTCCTCCATCTCCATGGACGTGCGCACCGAGGTCTACAACCTCGACCTTGACAACTCCTGGGACTACCTCTCAGCCGGCCTCACCCACCTCCCCaccctcttcttcctcttctccctCGCCTATTTCGCCTTCTTAGCCTTCTGGATCAACCTTTGTTACACCAACAAGCGCTCCGTCCACCGGATCCATCTCCTCATGGCAAGGTTGCTGCTCATGAAGGCTCTCAATTTGATCTGCGCCGCCGAGGACAAGCATTACGTGAAGGTCACGGGCACGCCGCACGGTTGGGACGTGTTGTTCTATATCTTCCAGTTCATCGGGGTGGTGGTCCTACTTTTCACCGTCATTATTTTGATCGGGACTGGTTGGTCCTTCTTAAAGCCCTTCTTgcaggagaaggagaagaaagtgTTGATGATTGTGATCCCGCTTCAGGTCCTAGCAAACATTGCGTCGATCGTCATTGGCGAGACCAGGCCGTTTATTAAGGATTGGGTGACCTGGAACCAGGTGTTCTTGCTGGTGGACATTATTTGCTGCTATGCAATCATATTCCCGATCGTATGGTCGATTCGGTTGCTGAGGGAGACCTCGAAGACTGACGAGAAGGCCGAGAGGAACTTGGCCAAGTTGACTCTTTTTAGGCAGTTCTACATGGTTGTGATCGGGTACTTGTATTTCACGCGGATTGTGGTGTTTGCGTTGAGGACGATTGCGGCATATAAGTATCAGTGGGTGAGTAATGCGGCTGAGGAGATTGCTAGCTTCGCGTTCTATGTGGTGATGTTCTATATGTTTAGGCCCGTGGAGAAGAATGAGTGCTTTGTTCTCGAccaggaggaagaagaaaaaaaaaaaaaaagatgttgagagTTTATGTTAGTAAAAAACGTTACAAGAATAACAAATTATTACGATGTAAAACACTAAAATAGCAGGAAACTACATTTTTATCAAGGAAGTTATCGGCAAACGATGGTGGAGCAGGTGGTGGTTCCGTCGATGGTGTACTGCCATCAACAAATGGGTCTAGAGTCACGCACAGGAGAGGAAAATGACGTACAACAGATCACAAAGTGAGGATAGTATGATCATTTCTCATGTTGGGACTGCAATACAAGAACTGTATTTAGCAGCGCCATTAAAAAAAAGCATTTACCTGAATCCAAAGTAAGGTTCAGGTGGGTCACAAGCAAATCGGGCACGCAAGCTTCCAACATATGTGACTAACAGGATTTAATTAATCTTCTGCTTATTACGATGttgatttaattaataattgtaGTGTGTTTGATGTGTCAATTAAGCAGACcttcaaatgtttttttattttttatttttattaattcaaaaattaaacttaataattatatggtaattaatttagaaaaagaaaaaatctaattacaagtataattatgtattaatatgtgcatcaatttattatgattggtcaaaaaataaattttattaaaaacagtactaatttaaattttaagtatgaagaaattaatattaatatgtaaattaatacgcgattttatttatatataataaaattctatttattgGGTATTCAAATTTTGATCTACATCCACGACAGTAATTTAGATCTGTCATTCACTCGTAAAGAACTACTACCACCAATATTTGTCATgtcaaatcaattttatttcagattttGCCAAGTTTGGATCGgcccttttttaaaaaagtaagtttaagtatcaaataaataagttttacataaatcttttataaaaaaaaaaaaaatgaatcgctattaataaaaaatagtttttaacattttttttaagcgtgattctttttttaatatataaatttatatgagacttatttatttgagatttatataaatcatttttttttttaaatttgtgttTTTCCACCAATTTTCTAACTTGGGTTTGGTTAATCACAACAAGATCTAAATATattaacttttaatttaattattatatcctttaattttttctttaataatgtCAGATATAGTTTAAAAGTGTACAAACTCGGTACACTCTTAAAGACTGAAAATATCATTTGGTAATGACCAAAATATAAGAAAGTAAATACAATGAGTTAATCATGAGAAGAAGCAAGATTAGTTGTTCAATTAGACAGTTTCGGCGTAAACCATATGGATTTATCCTTACGTGCATATGGTATCGATCGAATTGGGCTGGAAAGGAGGAAAGGttcttactttttaatattttatacagGAGAGTCAAATTACTTGGATACCCTTGAACGAATTTATTACATTTCTGGCTAGTAGATTCTTTCCCGTTGTTACTCGTCCATAATTAACCAGATATTGCAATcgagtcatatatatatatatatatatatatttggaaaattttatacactatATTACTATCCAACTTGTATCTCattaaatctcattttttgaaaCTCGCATAACTTCGCTGTTCGGATCCCTTCCTTCTCGAGTGAAGGTGAGGGTTTTTCTCTCTAGGTTTCCTCGTAAACTTAGTGTTTTCACTCCTCTTGGACTCGGTCTATGGAGGTCTCGGTATGGAGCGTGAGTTGTCATCTTTGTGTGAAGGTCTAAAGTTGACAGAAGATGAGCAACAGGAGGTGGTGGTCAGCAATGAGGAGGTATTGTCTTCTGTCAACAAGAGTAAGCATTGTATTATATTCTGCGTGATGTCAGATAAAGAGGCTAACAGAGGTGCTATCAAGAGTACAATGTTACGAGTGTGGCAAGTGGAAGGAAAGGCTATCATTAAGGATGTGGGGCGGAACAAGTTTTTACTTGAGTGCAAGAATGTGACAGACAAGAAGAGGATTTTGAAGGGGTGTCTGTGGTCTTTTGAAAAGAATCTTGTTTGCATGCAAGACTGCGAAGGTTTCACTTTCATAAAGGAGATAATGTTTATAAAGGAACCTTTTTGGATTCAGTGTTATGACTTGCCTTTTGCAGGCATGAATCAAATCACTGGTTCAAACATTGGTTCATCTGTGGGGGAGGTTCTTCAAGTGGATACAGACACTAGTGGGATCTGCTGGGGTCAGTTTTTAAGGATAAAAGTAATGGTAGATATAACTAAACCTCTGGCGAGAGGACGATTCCTCATGATAGGTGACAAAAAGCATTGGatttctttcaaatatgaaaggttTCCAAACTTTTGTTACCATTGGGGTAGGATTAAACACTCAGAAGGGCGTTGTGATAATTTGGATCATGGAAAAGTTTCTAGTGCAGGTTTTGATCAGCAGTATGGTGCTTGGTTGAGAGCAAGCACTAGGAActcagtaaccattctagtcaATGTTAGTGGTCCGTCATCTCCTAGTGGATCATCGAAGAAGATCCGACGTGCAGATTTCGGTGGGTCTCACTGTCAGTCAGCTAATAATGGCAAGGCTTCCATCAAGGCTAAAATCATGGCAAGAGATAAGGATCTTCATTCGCTAAAGGATGGTGAGAAAATTTCAAATGATGTTTTTAGAAAGGATGATGGGGTATCCAGTTTATGGAAAGTTGACTCACGTAGAATAGAAACATCAGGAGCAATCCATGCAGAAGAGGTAAATGGGGTGGCTGCTTCTTCCTCGAAGGAAAATACTTTCCAAGATAACGGCTGTTGAAACTGGCCCTACAGCTTTTATTTCCAAATATAATGTTTAGGATCTGCGTGGAGAAGTAAGTAGTAACAAGTCAGAAAAGTTGGGAGGTAAAGGGGTGAGACAGCTGAAaacctggaaaaaaaaaagcccgaATAGGCCTGTCTTGCCCTGGGCCTCAACTTTTCAAGGAAGAGTCTGGCATGCAGTTTACAAATGTCCAAAAAAGGAAGCTAGTTCCAGGTGATGAAGATGCAATAGTCAAGAAAGCTAAACAGTCAGGAGTATTGCTGTTGGAGGAAGACAATGACATGGCAGGCAGCCCTGCCAACAGCCATGAAACTCTTAGCTTGGAACTGTacagggcttgggaaccctcgtacAGTTCGAGAGCTTCACCTTCTGGTGAAAGAAAAAGTCCCACAGGTTGTGTTTATTTCTGAGACTAAGTGCAATCGAGAGAGAGTAGAGAAGATCAGAAACAAATTGGGGTTAGCTCATAGTTTTGTAGTGGAAAGTAGAGGGAAGAGTGAGGGTCTGGCAATGATGTGGAGTGAGAATACTTATGCCTCTTTGTTTTCATGTTTGAGGCATCATATTTCTTTAGAGCTATCCACTGAGGAGGGAGCAAGTAAGTGTCATGTTACTGGTTTTTATGGGGATTTTGTAGTGGAAAAGAGGAGAGCTTGTTGGGATTTGCTTAGAGTGCTGAGACCAGATAGTAACTGTCCTTGGCTGTGCatgggtgattttaatgagcTGTTGTCAAATGAGGAAAAGTATGGGCAGCTGATAGACCTTTTCTCCAAATGGAAAGGTTCCGAGAGGCTTTGGATGAATGTGAGCTCAGTGACTTGAGTTTTCTTGGCTCAAGGTTCACGTGGAGTAATAAAGGAGAGGGAAGGGCTTTTATCAAGGAAAGACTAGACAGGGCTTTTGTGAACTCAAGTTGGTCTAATATGTTTTATACCTCCTCTGTCCATGTGCTACTTGTCTTAACATCAGATCACCACTT
Encoded here:
- the LOC122299639 gene encoding protein CANDIDATE G-PROTEIN COUPLED RECEPTOR 7-like; the protein is MCGNKFQYGVQNHLLDFISRNFAPASIGNEALQRLLPNFDFHCGLACADLHILPLWGWPGVANGFASGSGFITTQEDVVSSVFVSPSPSLSHPDPSRLGFFLLSDESLLQVLLEIRQNPQLCILDSHYTRPLFTFRELSPPPVSSFNQSCHVSSPDEYSLFFANCAAGSSISMDVRTEVYNLDLDNSWDYLSAGLTHLPTLFFLFSLAYFAFLAFWINLCYTNKRSVHRIHLLMARLLLMKALNLICAAEDKHYVKVTGTPHGWDVLFYIFQFIGVVVLLFTVIILIGTGWSFLKPFLQEKEKKVLMIVIPLQVLANIASIVIGETRPFIKDWVTWNQVFLLVDIICCYAIIFPIVWSIRLLRETSKTDEKAERNLAKLTLFRQFYMVVIGYLYFTRIVVFALRTIAAYKYQWVSNAAEEIASFAFYVVMFYMFRPVEKNECFVLDQEEEEKKKKRC